The sequence TACATCGACCTTTATCGTGACCCCCCTCCCAATTCTGTTTCGATCCACAGGATCTTTATTTTGTAATCGATTACTTTTTATTTGCTGTCATTTGTAATCGATTACTTTTTCCGGGTGAGGCTTATCATGGTGTCAACTGAAAGTAGTGAAAAGGCGATAACACAGCACCGGCTGCTGGTGCCGCGTCTGTCGTTGATGATGTTTCTGCAGTTTTTCATCTGGGGTAGCTGGTCAGTCACGCTTGGCCTGGTGATGACCCGGCACAACATGTCTCTGTTAATTGGCGATGCGTTCTCCGCCGGGCCCATCGCCTCCATTCTCTCGCCGTTTGTGCTCGGCATGCTGGTGGATCGTTTCTTTGCCTCGCAGAAGGTGATGGCGGTGATGCACCTGGCGGGCGCGGCAATCCTTTGGTTTGTGCCGGGGGCGCTGATTGCCGAAAACGGCGCGCTGCTGATTGGCCTGCTGTTTGGTTACACGCTCTGCTATATGCCAACGCTGGCGCTGACCAACAACATCGCATTTCACAGCCTGGCGAACGTGGATAAAACTTTCCCGGTGGTGCGCGTGTTCGGCACCATCGGCTGGATCGTGGCGGGAATTTTCATCGGCGTGACCGGCGTGGCGTCCAGCGTCACCATTTTTCAGGTGGCGGCAGCCAGCTCCCTGCTTCTCGCACTCTACAGCCTGACGCTGCCGCACACGCCAGCGCCAGCGAAAGGGCTACCGGTGCAGGTGCGCGATCTCTTTTGTGCCGATGCCTTTGCGCTACTCAAAACCCGCCATTTCTTTGTCTTCTCCGTCTGCGCGATGCTGATCTCCGTCCCGCTTGGCACCTATTACGCCTATACCGCCTCGTATCTGGCGGATGCCGGTATTGCAGACGTCAGCACCGCCATGTCCTTCGGGCAGATGTCAGAGATCTTCTTCATGCTGGTCATTCCGCTGCTGTTCCGCCGTCTGGGGGTGAAAGTCATGCTGCTGATCGGCATGCTGGCGTGGTTCGTGCGTTATGCCATGTTCGCGCTGGGCGTCAGCGAGGAAGGACGCATCCTGTTGTACCTGGGGATTCTGCTGCACGGCGTCTGCTACGATTTCTTCTTCGTCGTCGGCTTTATCTACACCGACCGCGTGGCGGGTGAAAAGGTGAAAGGACAGGCGCAAAGCATGATTGTCATGTTCACCTACGGCATCGGCATGCTGCTGGGCTCTCAGATTTCCGGCGCGCTTTATAACCGTCTGGTGGCCGGGCAGACCGTGCCGCAGGCATGGGTGACATTCTGGTGGATCCCGGCGGTGGCTGCCGCGGCGATCGCGCTGATTTTCCTTCTCACGTTCAGGTATGACGATGACAAGGCGTAATGTTCAGGAGGGGCTATGAGGACGATGAAAGGACCGGGCATTTTTCTGTCGCAATTTATTGGCGAGAAAGCGCCGTTCAACACGCTCGACGGACTGGCAGGCTGGGCGGCGGCGAAGGGTTACAAAGCGGTGCAGATCCCCTGCAATCATCCGCACATTTTTGATGTCGAAAAAGCGGCAGAGAGCCAGGCCTACTGCGATGACATTACCGGCAAGCTGGGCGCGCACGGGCTGGTCATCAGCGAGCTGTCGACCCATCTGGAGGGGCAGCTTGTGGCGGTAAACGAGGTCTACAGCGACGCGTTTGACCACTTCGCCCCCGCCGCCGTGCGCGGTAATGATGCAGCTCGCCGGGCATGGGCAACGGAAAAGCTAAAGCAGGCGGCAGTCGCCTCAGCCAGACTCGGCCTGAAAGCGCACGCCACCTTCTCCGGCTCGCTGGCGTGGCCGTTTTTCTATCCATGGCCGCCGCATAACGAGCAGCGTTTTCAGGCGGCATTCGAGGAGCTGGCAAATCGCTGGCGACCGATTCTGGATACCTTTGACGAACAGGGCGTGGACGTCTGTTTTGAGTTGCATCCGGGCGAAGACTTGCACGACGGCGTGAGCTTCGAGCGTTTTCTGGCGCTTCTGGATAATCACCCGCGCTGCAATATCCTTTACGACCCGAGCCACATGCTGTTACAGCAGATGGATTACCTGACCTTCATCGACATTTACCACGCGCGCATCAAAGCCTTCCACGTCAAAGATGCCGAGTTCCGTCCTAATGGGCGCAGCGGCGTGTACGGTGGTTACCAGCCGTGGATCAACCGCGCCGGGCGCTTCCGTTCGCTCGGCGACGGACAGATCGGCTTCAAAGGCATTTTCAGCAAGCTGACCCAGTACGATTATGACGGCTGGGCGGTGCTGGAGTGGGAGTGCTGCCTGAAAGATGGTGATACCGGCGCAAGTGAGGGAAGCGAGTTTATCCGCCGCCACATCATCCCCGTATCCGGGCGTGCGTTTGATGACTTCGCGGCAGGGGGCAGCCATGATTAACGTCGGGATTGTCGGCAGCGGGTTTATCGGCCCGGCGCATATCGAGGCGCTGCGGCGTCTCGGGTTTGTGCAGGTGGTGGCGCTCTGCGACGGCACGCTTGCCAACGCGCAGGAAAAAGCACGCCAGCTTAACGTGCCCCACGCCTGCGCCAGCGTGGCGGAACTCCTCGCACTTCCTGACCTGCACGTGGTGCACAACTGCATGCCCAATCATCTGCATGCGGAGATTAACCGTCAGATCCTGCGCGCGGGAAAACATGTCTTTTCTGAAAAACCGCTCTGCATGACGTCGGACGAGGCGCGTGACCTGGTGGCGCGGGCGGAGCAGGCTGGCGTGGTGCACGGCGTGAGCTTTGTCTATCGCCAGTTTGCGATGGTGCGCCAGGCGGAAAGCATGATGCGCGCGGGTAGCCTCGGGCGGCTATTCGCCTCACACGGCAGTTATTTACAGGACTGGATGCTGCTGGAAACCGACTACAACTGGCGGGTGGATGCCGCGCTTGGCGGGGCTTCGCGCGCGGTGGCGGATATCGGCTCCCACTGGTGCGATACGGTGCAATTTGTGACCGGCAGGCGCATTACCGAGGTCATGGCCGATCTCTCCATCGTCTGGCCGACGCGTAAGGCCAGCATGGGCGGTCATCAGACTTTCTCCCACGATGAGGCGGCGGCGTATACCAACACACCGGTCAGTACCGAAGACTTTGGCTCAGTGCTGTTCCGCTTTGACGATGGCAGCAAAGGTTGCTTTAGCGTCTCGCAGGTGAGCGCCGGGCGTAAAAATCGCCTGACGTTTGAGATTAACGGCAGCGAGCAGTCAGTGGCGTGGGATCAGGAGGTGCCGCAACAGCTGTGGATCGGCCATCGCGCGCTGGCAAATCAGACGCTCACCGATGATCCAGGCCTGATGAACCCTGACGTGGCCAGCAGCGCACACTTCCCCGGCGGGCACATCGAAGGCTGGCCTGACGCCTTTAAAAATATGATGATGCAGTTCTACCGCGCCGTGCGGGCGGGAGCGATGCCGGAGGCGCCGCAGTTTGCGACCTTCCACGATGGCGCAAACGTGATGTATATCATTGATGCCATAGTGAAAAGCCATCAGCAGCAGCGTTGGGTACGCGTGGCGCAATGACGTGTTGCCCGGTTCGCCGGGCAACAAATTTATGGTAGCCTGCACAAAACGCTAACCGCAGGATGTGTCGTCGCTATGTCAATTCAGAAAATCGCTCAGCTGGCCGGGGTCTCCGTGGCAACGGTCTCCCGCGTGCTCAATAACAGCGACACCGTGAAGGCAAAAAACCGCGAGCGCGTCCTGCAGGCCATCAAAGAGAGCAACTACCAGCCTAATTTACTGGCCCGTCAGTTACGTACTGCCCGGAGCTATATGATCCTGGTGATGGTCTCAAACATTGCCAACCCGTTCTGCGCCGAAGTGGTGAAGGGCATTGAAGAAGAGGCGGAGATAAACGGCTATCGGATCCTGCTGTGTAACTCCGGGTCGGACATCGAACGTTCCCGTTCGGGCTTAAGCCTGCTGTCGGGCAAAATCGTCGACGGCATTATCACCATGGACGCTTTCTCAAAGCTGCCGGAACTGGCCGCGCTGATTGGCTCCGCACCGTGGGTGCAGTGTGCCGAATATGCCGATGCCGGCGCGGTTTCCTGCGTGGGGATTAACGACGTTGATGCGTCGCAGCATGCCGTCAGCCAGCTTGCCGACGGTGGACGCAAACGCATCGCGATGATCAACCACGACCTGAGCTATAAATATGCCCGTCTGCGCGAGCGCGGCTATAAGAGCGTGATCCACCTCAAAGATCTGGAGTATCAGGCGGTTGAATACGCCAGCGATCTTAGCTTCCGCGCCGGGATGGTGGCGATGCAAAATCTGTTGCAGGATAATCCACCGGATGCGGTGTTTGCCGTCTCCGATACGCTGGCGGCGGGCGCGCTGCGCGCCATTCAGCAGGCCGGGCTGCGGGTGCCGGAGGATATTGCTGTTGTGGGATTTGACGGCACCGAGCTGGCGGACATGATTTCGCTGACCACCATCGAACAGCCGTCGCGGGATATCGGGCGCAAGGCGGTCGACCTGCTCTTAAATAAAATCGACAACCCCGAGGCGCCCACGGAAAGAGTGATGATGGACTGGCGCTTTATTTCCCGCGCCAGTACCTGATTATTGCGCTATAACCCCTGCCAGGGAGCGAATATCGTTCCCGGTAGGTGACTGATGAATACGCAAACCAAACTCCTCCACCACCGCAAAAATATGATCGAAGATGTCAGCCTGAATCTCCTCATATTCTGCCCAGATCACCGTGTTGGTGAAAGCGTATATTTCAATCGGCAGGCCGTTGGCATCCGGTGCCAGCTGACGCACCATTAACGTCATATCTTTGCGAATGCGCGGGTGGTTACGCAGATATTCATTCAGGTAGGCGCGGAAGGTACCAATATTTGTCATTTTGCGCAGGTCTAATACCGATTCACCTTCGCCATTTTTCTGATTCCACAGGCTAATTTCCTCATGTCGCGCGGCCAGATAGGGCTTGAGCAGTTTCGCCTGAATCAGCTTCTGCTGCTCCTGCTCGTCCAGGAAGTGAATGCTGGTGGTATCGATATTCAGGCTGCGCTTAATGCGTCGGCCGCCGGAGGCCGACATGCCGCTCCAGTTGATAAAGGCGTCAGAGACCAGCGCCCACGTTGGGATCGTGGTGATGGTGTTATCGAAGTTGCGCACTTTAACGGTGGTCAGGCCGATGTCCGTAACCGTGCCGTTGGCACCGTATTTCGGCATCTCCAGCCAGTCGCCAAGCTTGAGCATGTCGTTGGCGGAAAGCTGGATCCCGGCGACCAGTCCCAGTATCGGGTCTTTAAAGACCAGCATCAGAACGGCGGCCATAGCACCCAGGCCGCTAATCAAAATGGCCGGTGACTGACCGATCAGCAGAGAGATAATTAAGATCCCCACCAGAATCGCGCTCACCAGCTTGATGCCCTGGAAGATCCCTTTCAGCGGCAGCTGTGAGGCGGTCGCCATTTTCTGCGAAAGATTGAATATGACGTCCAGCAGCGAGAAGAAGGAGAGCAGGGCATACACCATCACCCACAGCTTCGCGCAGGTGGTGAGCATTTCTGCCGCTTCGCTCCCTTTTTGCAGCCAGAGAACGGCCTGAACGTTGACGATTATCCCCTGAAGGGTAAATGCCAGACGGTGAAATAATTTATTCTGGGTAATAATCTGCAACCATAAATGGCTGCTGGCCCGGGCGCGTTTCTCGAATGCGCGCAGCACGACTTTGTGCAGAATAAAATGAACGATGATGGCAGTAAGAAAAATAATACCAAAGATAATCACTAAAGAGGTGGTGTGATTAATTTCAATGCCTAACTCTTCAACCTGAGCAATTAATTCCTGCATAACGTCTCCTGTATTGATGCAGCCCCATAATGGCGGCTGCGGATCTATTATGCAAATACCTCAGGCTTATTTGCTGGCCTGGCAGACCTTCACGACGGGTAAACACAGCCGATGGCGGATGCGCAGCGTTGCCAGCGCCAGGATGACCATCAGGCCGGTTTCCACCGTCAGGAAAAGGTTAATCGCCTGGGCGTAATCCCCGTGATGATGTTGCAGCCCGTGCAGCAAAATCGCCCCGAAAATGGCCGGGCCAAGCCCCAGCGCGGCCTGCTGCAGGGTGCTTAAGATGGCGCTGGCGGCCCCTGCGTCCTCAGGCTGAATATCGCGCATCCCGATGCGGTAGAAGCTGTTCACAATCAGCGCCTGACCGTAGCCTACCAGCCCGGTGGCTGGCGCCAGCGTCAGCGCCGTATTTTGCACTCCCCAGTAGCGGAACGTGGCGATCAGCGCCAGCAGGCCGATTATCTGGATTGCCAGGCCGGTGAGCAGAATCGTGCTGGTGCTGTAGCGCGCAATCAGCCGCGGCGCGAACCACGCGGAGATAAAATAGGTCACCCCGAGGGCGATAAAACTGTTCCCGGACTGCCACGGCGCCATTCCCAGACCCGTTTGCATGGTCAGCGCCATACAGAACATAAACCCGGACCAGACGCTGAAAAAGAGCAGCGCAATTACGATGCCAAAGCGAACGCTGCGGAGCTGAAGCAGACGCGGTGGGATCAGCGGATGGGCATTTCCACGCTCTTTTTTGCGCGCATTCTGTGCCATCAGCCAGGCCAGCGGAATAATGGCGAGAAGCATAACCTTTAGCGACCACGGCCAGTGCCACTGTGGGCCGAGCGCCATCGGGAACAGCAGACAGCAGAGCATGATGGCCAGCAAGACGGTCCCTGTCCAGTCGATGCGCGACGGCGTTTCACGGTGGGTTTCCGGCACGTAGCGACGGCTCAGCGCCAGCACCACCAGGCAGATGGGGACGTTAATAAAGAAGGCGTTACGCCAGCCCAGTCCGGCGATATCCGCCGATACCAGCCAGCCGCCGCCCATCTGGCCGACGATAAACGCAATCCCCCCAATGCCGCCGAACAGGCTAATCGCCTTCGCGTGGGCGGTGCCTTTTAACGTGACGTGCAGCGTGGCAAGAATTTGCGGCATGATCAGGGCGGCACCCGCCCCCTGAACAATACGCGCGGCCAGCAGTTGTTCAATGTTCCCCGCCATTCCGCACAGCAGCGAGGCCAGGCCAAAGATTGCCACACCCCACATAAACAGGCGACGGCGGCCAAGATTATCTCCCAGCTTGCTGCCGAGCGCGAGGCAGACGGCAAACGCCACGCCATAAAGCGCGACAATCAGCTCCAGCTCGGTGGCGGTAGCGTGCAGTGAATGGGTAATGGCGTCCAGCGCCACGTTAGTGATTGAGGTATCAATCATGGGTAGCATCTGGCCGGTTAACAGCAATATCAGGCCTGCGCGACCCGGTGAAACAACTGACGTATTCATGGTAACTCCATTGCGTCATTCATCAGATGGTCGTAGCATCAACTATCTGATAAACGGGTACCAGTTCTTGCTTATACTGGTACTGGCACTACCATGCAGGGGGATTTATGGCGTTGATGTCTGAACCCGTCGCCTCACTTCAGGATGACACGCGAAAACAGCTGGGCGCATTTTTACGCGCCCGGCGTGAAAGCCTCGATCCGCAGCGTCTCGGTTTGCCGCGCAGCGGACGCCGCCGCACGCCGGGTCTGCGCCGCGAAGAGGTGGCGATGCTCGCCGACGTGGGTGTGACCTGGTATACCTGGCTTGAGCAGGGCAGGGACGTCAATCCGTCCAGCGCGGTGATGGCAGCCTTAGCGAAAGCCCTGCAGTGTACTCCGACCGAAGCCCGGCATCTTTTCGTGCTCGCCGGTTTGCCGCCGGGCGAAGCACCGCAGGCGGTCTGCTGCGAGGGGATCAGCGAAGGCACGCGTCGCCTGCTGGATACGCTGATGCCAAAACCTGCCAGCATCCAGAAACCCAATTTCGATATCGTGGCGTGGAACGACAGTTTTGGGCATCTGATGGGCGTTGATTTCAATGCAATCCCGCCGGAGGACCGCAACTGTATTTACCTGTTTCTCACCCATCCCGCGTGGCGCGCGCGGCTCGGCAGACGCGACGATGTACTGCCGATTTTTGTCTCCTATTTCCGCGCGGCGATGGCCGAGCACCGGGGCGACCCGCTGTGGGAAGCCAAACTGGCGCGCTTCTTTGCGGTGTCTGAGGAGTTCAAAACGCTGTGGCACCAGCGCAACGACGTGCGCGGCGTGGAGAACCAGCTCAAGCTGTTTACCCATCCCGAGCTGGGGGATTTTACGCTGCAGCAGATGTACTGGTACTCCGCACCGCGAAACGGGTCGCGGCTGCTGGTCTATTTACCGGTGGACGAGGCGGGGGAGAGGGCGATGGCATGGCTGGCGGAACAGGCTAAATAATTTTTTTGCGAGACGTTTTCAAGGAATCAGCACGGATCCTGCCGTGTCGGTTCACATTGCGTAAGATAAGGTCTGAATGAGACCAACCTGCTGAATCTACATCATTTAGATGAGTAGTGAAGTGGACTATACTTACGCGATGAGAAACCACCGATGTCGCCACTGATGATTGATTCCGCAGAATTTAGCCAAAAACTTGGGCTTATCACTCAAAACGTTGAACATACTGAAGCGTTTCTGTTGCGGGGCACGGTGGATTTTCATCTGCCAGGTTTTTTGTTGCCTGTGGGGTATCGGCTTCTGAAGTCGCGCTATAGCGATGAATACCGTCTCGTGACTACCGACGACGGTAAGCCTTATACGGCATATGCCGTGAAGCTGACGTTTCATAAAGAAATTACCTCTCCTCACGGTGCCGCCACGCAAGTGATGGTCTGGCGTACGCCCCGCGCGGTCCATCAATCCGTTATCAGCGGGTTGCCACAACTTTTCTTTCAGTGGGTGCTCAGCGAATACGATATCGTGGTCTCAGACAGCGAGCAAACGGGAGACGGGCAGCGGTTTTGGTTGCGGATGATAGACTGGGCGTTCAGCATGAATTACCAGATAAGCGTGGCGGACGGTACGGTAGGCGCAGAGTGGGAATTAACACCAGTGAGTTCATACGCTGAACTGGAAGAACGCTGGATTGCTTTTGCCTGGGGAAACGATCGTGATGTCCATCCTCATCGCAGACTGGTCATCAGTAAAACGTAACGGGCCGCGCGCGGCGGCCCGTCGGGATTAGCACTCGGTCACAATCGTGCTCAGCGGCAGGCGAGACTTCGGCAGCGTGGCGTTGAAATCTTCCACGCTGTGATGGCCAACCGGCACCACCACTACGCTGGTGAAGCCTTTCTCTTTCAGGCCAAACTCTTCGTCGAGGATCGCGGCATCGAAACCTTCGATTGGCACTGCATCCAGACCCATGGCACCCACGCCCAGCAGGAAATTACCGACGTTCAGGTAAACCTGTTTCGCCATCCACTGGTCATCATCTTTCAGATCCACACGGTGCATATCGGCGAAGTAAGTCCGGCCCTTATGGTTCGCGGCTTTGGCTTCTGGCGTGTTAAAACGACCATCGGCTTCTTCCTGATCCACGACGCGCTCAAGCCAGGCATCGTCCATCGCGGTTTTCGCGCAGAACACCACCACGTGAGAGGCGTCCAGCATTTTGCGTTCGTTGAACACATAGGTCCCTGCGGCGGATTTCGCCACGCGCGCTTTACCTTCCTCGGTGCTGGCCACAATAAAGTGCCACGGCTGGGAGTTGGTGCTGGACGGGCTGTACTGCAGCAGGGTTTTGATTTTTTCTGCTTCTTCAGCGGTCAGTTTTTTAGTCGGGTCGAACGCCTTGGTGGAGTGGCGTTTCAGGGCGACAGAAATGATATCCATAACTACTCCTGGTAATGAAATTCGCCCGTACGCGGGCGCGAAAGGAGAGCAGATTACCGCGCAAAGCGGCAAAAGATAAGTGCATTTCGAGCGCTTAATCTGTTCGTCTCAGACGAACAATCAGGCAGGGCGTATCCACTTCTGGTCTTTCTTCGGCAGTTTATCAACGACCAGATTCCAGGAATCTGCAATCAGGTCGGCAACCAGTTCCGGGGTGATGTCCTCGGTGCCGTAAAGGGAAATCCAGTGTTTTTTATTCAGATGGTAACCAGGCTCAACGCCCCGGTAGATCTGCTGATTTAACAGCGACGTTTCCGGATCGGATTTCAGGCTAACGTGCGGCCGTCCGTGTGCGGTTGCCATCAGCATGAAAATTTTCCCGCCGACCTTGAAGACGTCGTACTCCGGGCCGAACGGCCAGCAGTGTTCGGTAAAAGGCATCTCCAGCGCGACGCGCTTCGCGTGTTCCTGCAAGGATTTACTGTCCATCGCTCTCCTCCTGAGCCAGTCCGCGCCACATGACTTCAAAACCCAGG comes from Enterobacter kobei and encodes:
- a CDS encoding MFS transporter, which translates into the protein MVSTESSEKAITQHRLLVPRLSLMMFLQFFIWGSWSVTLGLVMTRHNMSLLIGDAFSAGPIASILSPFVLGMLVDRFFASQKVMAVMHLAGAAILWFVPGALIAENGALLIGLLFGYTLCYMPTLALTNNIAFHSLANVDKTFPVVRVFGTIGWIVAGIFIGVTGVASSVTIFQVAAASSLLLALYSLTLPHTPAPAKGLPVQVRDLFCADAFALLKTRHFFVFSVCAMLISVPLGTYYAYTASYLADAGIADVSTAMSFGQMSEIFFMLVIPLLFRRLGVKVMLLIGMLAWFVRYAMFALGVSEEGRILLYLGILLHGVCYDFFFVVGFIYTDRVAGEKVKGQAQSMIVMFTYGIGMLLGSQISGALYNRLVAGQTVPQAWVTFWWIPAVAAAAIALIFLLTFRYDDDKA
- a CDS encoding sugar phosphate isomerase/epimerase family protein — encoded protein: MRTMKGPGIFLSQFIGEKAPFNTLDGLAGWAAAKGYKAVQIPCNHPHIFDVEKAAESQAYCDDITGKLGAHGLVISELSTHLEGQLVAVNEVYSDAFDHFAPAAVRGNDAARRAWATEKLKQAAVASARLGLKAHATFSGSLAWPFFYPWPPHNEQRFQAAFEELANRWRPILDTFDEQGVDVCFELHPGEDLHDGVSFERFLALLDNHPRCNILYDPSHMLLQQMDYLTFIDIYHARIKAFHVKDAEFRPNGRSGVYGGYQPWINRAGRFRSLGDGQIGFKGIFSKLTQYDYDGWAVLEWECCLKDGDTGASEGSEFIRRHIIPVSGRAFDDFAAGGSHD
- a CDS encoding Gfo/Idh/MocA family protein, with the protein product MINVGIVGSGFIGPAHIEALRRLGFVQVVALCDGTLANAQEKARQLNVPHACASVAELLALPDLHVVHNCMPNHLHAEINRQILRAGKHVFSEKPLCMTSDEARDLVARAEQAGVVHGVSFVYRQFAMVRQAESMMRAGSLGRLFASHGSYLQDWMLLETDYNWRVDAALGGASRAVADIGSHWCDTVQFVTGRRITEVMADLSIVWPTRKASMGGHQTFSHDEAAAYTNTPVSTEDFGSVLFRFDDGSKGCFSVSQVSAGRKNRLTFEINGSEQSVAWDQEVPQQLWIGHRALANQTLTDDPGLMNPDVASSAHFPGGHIEGWPDAFKNMMMQFYRAVRAGAMPEAPQFATFHDGANVMYIIDAIVKSHQQQRWVRVAQ
- a CDS encoding LacI family DNA-binding transcriptional regulator, encoding MSIQKIAQLAGVSVATVSRVLNNSDTVKAKNRERVLQAIKESNYQPNLLARQLRTARSYMILVMVSNIANPFCAEVVKGIEEEAEINGYRILLCNSGSDIERSRSGLSLLSGKIVDGIITMDAFSKLPELAALIGSAPWVQCAEYADAGAVSCVGINDVDASQHAVSQLADGGRKRIAMINHDLSYKYARLRERGYKSVIHLKDLEYQAVEYASDLSFRAGMVAMQNLLQDNPPDAVFAVSDTLAAGALRAIQQAGLRVPEDIAVVGFDGTELADMISLTTIEQPSRDIGRKAVDLLLNKIDNPEAPTERVMMDWRFISRAST
- a CDS encoding mechanosensitive ion channel family protein; translated protein: MQELIAQVEELGIEINHTTSLVIIFGIIFLTAIIVHFILHKVVLRAFEKRARASSHLWLQIITQNKLFHRLAFTLQGIIVNVQAVLWLQKGSEAAEMLTTCAKLWVMVYALLSFFSLLDVIFNLSQKMATASQLPLKGIFQGIKLVSAILVGILIISLLIGQSPAILISGLGAMAAVLMLVFKDPILGLVAGIQLSANDMLKLGDWLEMPKYGANGTVTDIGLTTVKVRNFDNTITTIPTWALVSDAFINWSGMSASGGRRIKRSLNIDTTSIHFLDEQEQQKLIQAKLLKPYLAARHEEISLWNQKNGEGESVLDLRKMTNIGTFRAYLNEYLRNHPRIRKDMTLMVRQLAPDANGLPIEIYAFTNTVIWAEYEEIQADIFDHIFAVVEEFGLRIHQSPTGNDIRSLAGVIAQ
- a CDS encoding MFS transporter, which encodes MNTSVVSPGRAGLILLLTGQMLPMIDTSITNVALDAITHSLHATATELELIVALYGVAFAVCLALGSKLGDNLGRRRLFMWGVAIFGLASLLCGMAGNIEQLLAARIVQGAGAALIMPQILATLHVTLKGTAHAKAISLFGGIGGIAFIVGQMGGGWLVSADIAGLGWRNAFFINVPICLVVLALSRRYVPETHRETPSRIDWTGTVLLAIMLCCLLFPMALGPQWHWPWSLKVMLLAIIPLAWLMAQNARKKERGNAHPLIPPRLLQLRSVRFGIVIALLFFSVWSGFMFCMALTMQTGLGMAPWQSGNSFIALGVTYFISAWFAPRLIARYSTSTILLTGLAIQIIGLLALIATFRYWGVQNTALTLAPATGLVGYGQALIVNSFYRIGMRDIQPEDAGAASAILSTLQQAALGLGPAIFGAILLHGLQHHHGDYAQAINLFLTVETGLMVILALATLRIRHRLCLPVVKVCQASK
- a CDS encoding helix-turn-helix transcriptional regulator is translated as MALMSEPVASLQDDTRKQLGAFLRARRESLDPQRLGLPRSGRRRTPGLRREEVAMLADVGVTWYTWLEQGRDVNPSSAVMAALAKALQCTPTEARHLFVLAGLPPGEAPQAVCCEGISEGTRRLLDTLMPKPASIQKPNFDIVAWNDSFGHLMGVDFNAIPPEDRNCIYLFLTHPAWRARLGRRDDVLPIFVSYFRAAMAEHRGDPLWEAKLARFFAVSEEFKTLWHQRNDVRGVENQLKLFTHPELGDFTLQQMYWYSAPRNGSRLLVYLPVDEAGERAMAWLAEQAK
- the nfsB gene encoding oxygen-insensitive NAD(P)H nitroreductase, whose protein sequence is MDIISVALKRHSTKAFDPTKKLTAEEAEKIKTLLQYSPSSTNSQPWHFIVASTEEGKARVAKSAAGTYVFNERKMLDASHVVVFCAKTAMDDAWLERVVDQEEADGRFNTPEAKAANHKGRTYFADMHRVDLKDDDQWMAKQVYLNVGNFLLGVGAMGLDAVPIEGFDAAILDEEFGLKEKGFTSVVVVPVGHHSVEDFNATLPKSRLPLSTIVTEC
- a CDS encoding MmcQ/YjbR family DNA-binding protein; its protein translation is MDSKSLQEHAKRVALEMPFTEHCWPFGPEYDVFKVGGKIFMLMATAHGRPHVSLKSDPETSLLNQQIYRGVEPGYHLNKKHWISLYGTEDITPELVADLIADSWNLVVDKLPKKDQKWIRPA